The sequence below is a genomic window from Thalassobaculum sp. OXR-137.
GCGTCGTGCTGGACGGCGGCGTGCTGGACATTACCTGGCGCGAGGACGGCCATGTGGAGATGACGGGACCGGTGGCGACCAGCTTCTCCGGCACACTCGACCTCTCGTCCCTGGGATCCTGAGGAGCGCGCGATGAGCCTCGTGGTGCTCGGCCGTCCGGCCATGGCCGCGGCCGACCGGGCCTGGATCGACGCCCTGCGGGGCCGCCACCGCGGCGCGATCTTCCAGGAGGGGCTCGGCGCCCATGTCACCCTGGTGTTCCCGACCGACGCCACCGACCCGACCAGCGCCACCAGCCATCTGGCGACCGTGGCCGGCGAGACGGCGCCGATCGACCTCAACTTCCGTGCGGCGATGCCCTGGCTCGACAAGTTTTCCGACGAGACCTACGTCTACCTGGTGCCCGATGCCGGCAACGGCGCGCTGATCCGGCTGCACGACTACCTGTATAGCGGGCCCTTCGCCGAGGTGCTGCGCCTCGACCTGCCCTATGTGCCGCACATCACCCTGGGTCGCTTCGGCGAGGCCAAGCTGGCC
It includes:
- a CDS encoding 2'-5' RNA ligase family protein; the encoded protein is MSLVVLGRPAMAAADRAWIDALRGRHRGAIFQEGLGAHVTLVFPTDATDPTSATSHLATVAGETAPIDLNFRAAMPWLDKFSDETYVYLVPDAGNGALIRLHDYLYSGPFAEVLRLDLPYVPHITLGRFGEAKLAKALVDDLNAQDIEIRARLDTVELFRLSEGEAPRRLAEVALRG